The Glycine soja cultivar W05 chromosome 6, ASM419377v2, whole genome shotgun sequence genome has a window encoding:
- the LOC114415185 gene encoding uncharacterized protein LOC114415185, giving the protein MMDSERALTQVQEIEQEGGVGGGTNKKMEVKNETNKKKRSSYFPKFGCFRIEHDASGRGFDIEVADESGQRPTPTHLIIMVNGLVGSAQNWKFAAKQFLKRYPKDTIVHCSERNSSMLTFDGVDVMGDRLAEEVISVIKRHPSVQKISFVGHSLGGLVARYAIAKLYGRDISMELSQGNGHCESQVSDQECHDRKYEGKIAGLEPINFITSATPHLGSRGHKQVPMFCGFYSLEKAVSRVAGVFGKTGKHLFLTDSDNGKPPLLLQMVRDSEDIKFLSALRSFKHRVAYANVRYDQLVGWSTSSIRRRKELPKRRHLSRHEKYPHIVNVETEKSTSVVADEVHDESRVSSGSSKLDFEEEMIRSLTTMSWDRIDVSFSGSMQKILAHSTIQVKTYRINSDGADVIQHMIDNFQI; this is encoded by the exons ATGATGGATTCAGAAAGAGCACTGACCCAGGTTCAGGAAATAGAGCAAGAAGGTGGTGTCGGTGGAGGGACCAACAAGAAGATGGAGGTAAAAAATGAAACCAATAAGAAGAAGAGGAGTTCTTATTTCCCCAAGTTTGGTTGTTTCAGAATCGAACATGATGCTTCTGGGAGAGGTTTTGATATTGAGGTTGCTGATGAATCTGGTCAGCGTCCCACCCCTACCCACTTGATCATAATGGTTAATGGCCTTGTAGGCAG CGCACAGAATTGGAAATTTGCTGCAAAGCAGTTTCTGAAACGGTATCCAAAAGATACTATTGTACATT GCAGTGAACGCAATTCTTCCATGTTGACATTTGATGGTGTTGATGTAATGGGAGATAGACTAGCAGAGGAG GTTATATCAGTTATAAAACGTCACCCAAGTGTTCAGAAAATTTCATTTGTAGGTCACTCTTTAGGTGGCTTGGTGGCAAGATATGCAATAGCCAAGCTTTATGGGAGAGACATTTCTATGGAACTTTCTCAGGGGAATGGACATTGTGAAAGTCAGGTTTCAGATCAAGAATGCCATGATAGAAAATATGAAGGAAAAATTGCAGGACTAGAGCCCATAAATTTCATTACCTCTGCAACGCCACACCTTGGTTCTAGAGGGCATAAACAG GTTCCTATGTTTTGTGGATTTTACTCTCTAGAGAAAGCAGTATCTCGTGTTGCAGGAGTTTTTGGTAAAACGGGAAAACATCTTTTTTTAACTGATAGTGACAATGGAAAACCCCCTCTTCTTCTTCAGATGGTTCGTGATTCCGAAGATATTAAATTCCT GTCTGCTTTACGCTCCTTCAAACACCGTGTTGCCTATGCAAATGTTCGTTATGACC AACTTGTTGGATGGAGTACGTCATCTATCAGGCGTAGAAAGGAGCTCCCTAAG CGCCGGCATCTTTCAAGACATGAGAAGTACCCGCATATTGTAAATGTAGAAACAGAAAAATCTACTTCTGTTGTTGCTGATGAAGTTCATGATGAATCCAGAGTGAGTAGTGGATCCAGTAAACTTGACTTTGAAG AGGAAATGATCAGAAGCTTAACAACAATGAGCTGGGACCGAATAGATGTCAGCTTCAGTGGTAGTATGCAGAAAATTCTCGCACATAGCACCATTCAG GTGAAAACTTATCGTATCAATTCCGATGGAGCAGACGTGATTCAACATATGATTGACAATTTTCAGATATAA